The window TggcgctgtttaaaaaaaaaaatacaggaatcAACTCCAGCTAAATATAAAAGAagaatattaaagaaaaaatcaGCAACAATAGATCCTGTTTAGCTGATTCTTAATTTTATCTGtgcttggaaaagctgggtgacaagcaATCTGGTTGTCATTATAGTGCCCGCAGAggttgccacccagctttcctatagTCCTGAATGTCAATGTAGGAATATATCTCCCCTTTCTCTATTGCTGCATaataaggggttattcaggagtacaaaaacaaaatagctttcttccaaaaaacagcgcCAACCCTGTCCTCAGATTGTATGTGGGATTGCAActgggctccattcacttcaatggaactgagctgtgataccacacacaacctgagcacaACGGTGGCGCTGTTTCCGGTAGAAATTAGCTGCTTCTTTTTCCAAATTTTTGCGGATAATCCCTTTTAATTTGGCAGATTTACCATTCAGTAGAAAAGCTGTCggggcggccatattggttgtcactttAGGGACTCCAATGCAACATCTGTACTATTGTTCCACCCAGTTTGTTACCCAGCTTTCTGAGTGAGGATCACTCAAGAATTCGATactctaaatcagtggtctccaaactgtgcctccCTAGATGTTAccaagttgtagtttggaaacagctggaggcaccctaattggAAAACACGCTTTATATCATTATCATTAATCAccagactgtggccctccagctgttgcaaaactacaactctcatgctGTCAGAGCACgattggagtagtagtttagCACACCTGGAGAGCCATAAATTGGGGGAACCCTGCTCCCAATATACTGGATAATCTCCTGCAaaacgatttttttttattataaattttgtcaatattttgtatttttgaaataatatttatatgtatatataatatgcacTTTGTTGAAATATTACATATAtttagtatttatactgtacatatatgtatatatatgaatataataatataatgtattttatatataaaataaagtaatCTCCCGATGGCTttagaagaaggggggggggggtcatcacagTGACAGCTTCCGGCAAAATGATCAATGATGGACGATGGGTCGAGAAAATGGAGACAATGAAGACGTCTTagcaaaaaataatatatattttttagtgcATATTTGGCTACTTTAAAATTCATGCAATATATCAATTCCCCCCTGGTAGCACAATATGCCTTGACTCTgatcccctccctccccaatggcCCCTCAATAAAAGTTTCTCCGGTCTAatgtatgtaaaaataaaatatgcacagaactcaataataatattaataataattatatatatatatatatatatatatatatatatatatataatatttagtttttgttttttaccttaCACATGAAGGCACTTTACAGATAAGTAGATATTTGGttagcaaaaaattaaaaataaaaaaataaaaataagcaaaaaacagcaaaaaaacataaaaaccctTTCCTAATCAGAGAGTCGTGCAGGAATCCCTGGCAGCAGAAGGGTTAAACGAAATGCCAAAATGATGTAAACAAATGAAGATCTGTGCAAAAAACTGCAGATGTTTCGACACCAAATGTCGTACCCCCCACACCCCCCCAGAATTGGCTTTCGGATGGTCTCAAAGTGCGTCACCGTCATCCTCTTTTGCAATATTTTCCACTTTTGTGCAAAATTTGAAAGGATAAAAAAGTGACTTTGAAGCAGGgttaggccaaaaaaaaaaaaaaatttcttatttaagaaaaaaaaaatataagggaAATTTGATGTTTTTTGTCACCTCCCGAAACAGCTGTTCTTCGAACCCTAGTGGCTCCTGAAAGTCTTTCCCCATAGAACACTGTGTTGTGTCGTTGGGAGTTCAAGACAATGGCACAGATACAAGAATCTATCCATAGCAGCTTGTGCCATATAAATGATGTGCTTGTGTGTGATTCCTGTAGGACGGCATCATATTAATAATCCTTGGgaaacactataaaaaaaaaaagaggcaaaaAGTGTCCTTGGTTGCATCGACCATGAGGATGATGAGAGTGATGACCCGAGGACGACTGGGTAACTGTTTGATTGATACAATGTGACAATTCCTTCAAGGTTCATGGCGGACTACGCGTGTTTCGTATGCAACCACAAGATCCAGATTTCTAAACACACCATAAAAATGGCAGGACAACCTCACGGCTATGAACTCTCAAACATCTACAGTACAGTCTTTCAGACTCTTCTAGACCTCCCAAGCTAGTGATGAGGTTCAACCATGGGaccaggatttatttatttttttagcagaACTTACCAAGAGGTCATACCTCTGTTAACTTTTTGGGTTCTCCATAGTGTTGGTTGGTGGGGAAGTGAGTATATTTGGCGTCATCCAGGTCTTCTGATTCCATATAATCCGACTTGTTGAATGACTGTTTGCTCTCGCTCTTTTTCAGGTCTCCGTATGGCTGCTGTCCACAGGTGACATGCGTGTACTGGGATTGCTCTTCGTGGTCGGTCTCCCTGTGGTAGAAGTAGTTGAAATTGGAGACGATTACAGGAACTGGGAGTGCAATGGTTAACACGCCGGCTATGGCACAGAGAGAACCTACTATTTTGCCCCCAATGGTTAATGGGTACATGTCACCATAACCGACAGTTGTCATGGACACTACTGCCCACCAGAAAGCATCCGGAATGCTGGTAAATAAAGACTCGGGATCATCAGTCTCTGCAAAATACACTGCACTGGAAAACAGGATGACGCCGATGAAGAGGAAGAAGATGAGAAGTCCTAATTCCCTCATACTGGCTTGCAATGTCTTCCCTAAGATCTGAAGACCTTTAGAGTGTCTTGAGAGCTTGAATATCCTGAAGACTCTCACCAGGCGGATGACCCTCAAAATAGCCAAGGACATGGCCTGCTGCCCATTGCTACCTTGTTGCTCGGCCAGCTCGGTCCCTAAGGTGATGAAATAAGGGATGATGGCCACAATATCAATGACATTCATCATGTTCTTGAAGAAAGCTGGCTTGCTAGGGCAGGCAAAGAACCTGACCAAGAGTTCAAAGGAGAACCAGATAATGCATAGGGTCTCGATGAGGAAGAAAGGGTCAGTAAAGGGACTGTCTTTGGCGGGACGGGTCCCATTGACCAAAAGATGCTCACCTGACATCCTTACTTCTTCCCTGAACTCTGGAAGTGTCTCCAAGCAGAAGATGACGATAGAGATAAGAATGATGAGGACTGAGACAATGGCAATGCCCCTAGCAGGTCCCGAACTCTCCGGATACTCAAAGAGTAGCCAGACCTGTCTTTGGAAGTCATTGTCGGGCAATGGTCGCTCTTCTTCCTTGATGAAGCCCTCGTCGTCCCGAAAGATCTCGATGACCTCTTCCCCCAGCTCGTAAAACTTAATCTCCTCCAAGAAGATGTCAACGGGGACGTTGATGGGTCTGCGAAGCCTTCCGCCAGATTGGTAGTAATACAAGATGGCATCGAAGCAGGGTCGGTTTCGATCAAAAAAGTACTCATTCCTCAGAGGGTCAAAGAAACGCATTCTCTTTCTGGGGTCCCCTAGTAAGGTTTGGGGAAACTGGGCAAGAGTTCTCAATTGGGTTTCAAAGCGGAGTCCGGAGATATTGATGACCACCCTCTCACAACAGTCCTGGGTCGTCCTTTCAGGGTCATAACCCTCTTGCCCCAGGGCACTAAGGGACACTAGAGTCTCATCCACATTCTCCCCAGATACCACAGTCATATCTCCAGTTTAGGGGGGTCCTCCTCAGCACAGCCGCACCCCAGTAGCTTTCTCCTCAGTCTATGCACCTATAATTCCGAGATGATTGGCAGCTCCTTGGCTGTAGTGCATCCTGTCCTCGGTGACAATCCCACCATGAAGCTGGCATCACATCTGGCTGTGATAGACATGGCTGCAATGAGTGTCACCCTGTTGCAACCATCTCCTCAATGGACAGCGGCATGTCTTCTTGCAATCTGTTGATCGTGAGTCCCCGGTGGTGACTGGGTCCCCTCCTTGTGGCAGATCCTTGGCGGTGACTCTAGACTGGCTGTCACTGAGGTAGAGGAGCAGCTCCAGTCTCTCGCCCTCCCCAGGAGCACACTGACGTCCAGGGGGGAGTGTCACAGAAGAAGCTACCACCTCTCATTCAGCTCCCCGCCAGCCCTCCACTGCCTCCTCCCTATTTGTTCAGTccatacaacagtgtttcccaaccagggtgcctccagctgttgcaaaactacaactcccagcatgcctggacagccttcggctgtccaggcatgctgggagttgtagttttgcaacagctggaggcaccctggttgggaaacactgccatacacaatGCCCTCAATTCATGGTCTggtccataggaatgaatgggctgaCTGGACATTCCCTACATGGACCGTGCAAGACACAGAAGCACCAGGAACAGGAGACAACAGCAGGTTACAGGCAGAAGCTGCAGAACCTCTTGGAAAATAACATCTGTCTAGTCACAGATCCTGAAGCTGCTGCTGGTGTTGTTTAATTAAATGTACcataaatataaagaaaaagaagTAGATAGATAtaacatataagatagatagatagatataagatagatgagatagatagatagatataacatataagatagatagatatgagatagatataagatagatagatgcgatagatagatagatagatagatataacatataagatagatagatggatatgagatagatatgatatgagatagatagatataagatagatagatgcgatagatatgagatagacagatagatagatatgagatagatagatatgagagatagatagatatgagagatagatagatatgagatagatagatagatagatatgagatagatagatatgagatagatatatatagatatgagatagatagatataagatagatagatagatagatagatatgatatatatatatatatatatatatatatatatatatatgagatagatagatatggatagatatgagatagatagatagatagatagatagatatggatagatatgagatagatagatagatagatagatagatagatagatagatagatatggatagatatgagatagatagatagatagatagatagatagatagatatggatagatagatagatatgagatagatagatagatagatagatatgagatagatatgagatagatagatagatatgaaatagatagatatatatgagatagatagatatggatagatatgagatagatagatagatagatagatagatatggatagatatgagatagatatgagatagatagatagatagatatgagttagatagataatgagatagatagaaagatatgagatagatagatagatagatagatatgagatagatagatagatatatatgagatagatagatatggatagatatgagatagatatgagatagatatatatgagatagatagatatatatgagatctgTCAGGCAGcccccctacagtgtcccctggcccCTTtcatctgtcccccatgtaaatatgtttctaatgtatttatTATACCGTGTAATGTTTTAAGAAAGCcacttgtcactttaagactgtttaccatgtgacttgtcatgtgattgttacccaggtggtaccagtgaccaggtgatcccaggggtgacctatgggctccctaatagtctcccccatataagccctgggtggagcttctctctctttccttacaagtctttgctgaggtcaagtcgagtcctagagagtccagagtcataggagcctcaagtccaaTCTGCAGCCACAACagctacaagtaaccacagtctcaggattgtcagtcatcagtcaagtcagtccctgtcagcaactgtcatGTCAACGTGGTCTGCATTACATTgtctagtcctactacaagtcccagcaagcccttaaggtctctctggtcaccttcttgggccctggctgaactgtatagacgttaccatctgtctaccctcagtaaagataccgttatccgtaacttggcgtctgagtcattattgcccccgtgcccagcccaggatctagcggtatatctTCGGGTGGTATCAAGGatcaaccatgccctggcatcaccaatacaaagggttaattccatctgcccctagggtaacagtaTCTGCCCTGCATCAAACCCCGctaccacagatagatagatatgaaatagatagatatgagatagatagatagatagatagatagactgatatgagatagatagatagatatgagatagatagatatgagatagatagatatgagatagatagatagatagatagatatgagatagatagatagatagactgatatgagatagatagatagatatgagatagatagatatgagatagatagatatgagatagatagatagataggagatagatagatataagatagatagatagatatgagatggatagatagatagatatatatgcgatagatagatagatatgagatagatagatagatagatagatagatattagatagatagatatgagatagatgattgattgatagatagatatagaaagatagatatgagatagataaatagatagatatgagatagatagatagatttgagatagatgatagatagataatgagatagatagatagatagatagatagatatgagatagaaagatagatatgagatagatagatagatatgagatagatagatagatatgagatagatagatagatagatagatagatagatagatatgagatagatagatatgagatagatgtgagatagatagatagatagatagatagatagatatgagatagatagatatgagatagatagatatgagatagatagatagatagatatgagatagaaagatagaggtagatagatatgagatagatagatagatatgagatagaaagatagatatgagatagatatatatgagatagatagatatgagatagatgattgatagatagatagatatgagatagatagatagatagatagacagaacaGTACCCAATACACAACACTGCCAGCAGAATTCTCCCTGATGAACACCCAGCACTTTGCTTTCCCCCATATAACTCAATGATAAAATTTAAGAGGAATACATccatagatagatgaatagataaatATAGGGTATGAATAGTTATAGATGGAGAAGCAGATTTCTATCCCCTCATCTAATGCTCTGCCTGTGTAAATGTAAGGCTATCATCCTGCCCATGAACCAGAAGGATTAGGATGAACAGTCCCATAAATTGCTCTCATCCAGCAGACCGTGTGACTTTGTCCTGCAGCCCCCGGAGGACACATATATATGCCGCCATTGTCTCCTAGGACCAATGGGACCTTTCAGATGAGCTTAAGCCAACACCCCGGCCCCACCTAGGGTGAACTTGTATTTGTATTTGTAGGGTTTTTATATTTGTGGGACATTTATAGGGAAGCACTGGGAATTCTCTAGAAGTGTCCAGGAGTCTCCAGAGACCGGAACAACCCGACAGATAATGTATCTTTAAGGACAAGTGATGAATTGCTCTTGGCGTGTTAGGTGAACTCCTTGTAACGTGACATTGAAGGAGTAACACTGCCCGAGGGAAATTACGCCAAGGTTACAAAACGCGAGCAGCCGTCTTGTTCGCGGGCGGTTTTCGCCTTGTCTGGGTGTCACAAAGTAGCAACAACCTAAACACTGAAGCGACGGCTCTTTTATAACTTAAATTGGGAGCAGGGTTCCCCAACCGGTGtgtaaaactaccactcccatcatgcatCGACAGCCGGAGAGTTGTacctttgcaagagctggagagcCATAGGCTGGGgaacattgatttaaaggggtactccagtggaaaatcatttttttttttatcaactggtgccagaaagttaaacagatttgtaaattacttctatttaaaaatcttaatccttccagtatttatcagctgatgtatgttcttttctttttgaatttcttttctgtctgaccacagtgctctctgctgacacctctgtccatgtcaggaactgtccagagcaggggtgatttgctatggggattttctcctgctcttgacagttcctgaaaccTGTGTtcctctggtcagacagaaaagaaattcaaaaagagaagaacatacagcagctgataagtactggaaggattaagatttttttaatagaagtaatttacaaatctgtttaactttctgacactagctgatttaaaaaacaaaatagttttccactgaagtacccctttaaagcagtgttttccaaccagggtgcctccagcttttgcaaaactacaacttccagcatgcccggacagccagcggctgtccgggcatgctgggagttgtagttttgtaacaactgaagggccacagtttgaaggtgTGCAGatctgatcaaaacaaatataTTTACCCGCTCACTGACCGCCGATACCCCTTTTCACGGCAGTCATTGAAGGGTCCTCATTCTAGATTAAGGCGCTTGTTAGGATTcgtcaggctggatgtggatcctctgtgtcagcgagggattggcgtggaccgtaccggtggaccggttctaggttgctactggtattcaccagagccagccgcaaagcgggatggtcttgctgcggcggtagcaaccaggtcgtatccaccggcaacggctcaacctcgctgactgctgagaaggcgtgggacagaaggactagacagaggcgaggtcagacgtagcagaaggtcagggcaggcggcaaggttcgtagtcaatggagatagcaggaggtctggaacactggtatggcaaacacagaaatagctttctctaggcacaaggacaacaagatccggcaaagcagggaaggggaagtgaggttatatggacgtggggcaggtgaaagctaattagactgattgggccaggcaccaatcattggtacactggccctttaaatcttagagagctggcgcgcgcgtgcgcgccctaaggagcggagccgcgcgtgccaggatgtGATAGCTTGGGACCGGGacaagtaagtggattgggatgcgatccgcgagcaggcgcgtcccgctttgcgaatcgcatccccgtcggcagtgtcagtgcagcgctcccggtcagcgggtctgaccggggcgctaacgcctcgagcactccggggaggagcagggacccggagcgatcggcgtaatagtacccccccccttaggtctccccctctttttgtcttcttgtcgcttcacatgagacgaggccattgggagcgactcttgagtttctttctggaagacagagaagtcctgggtaaattcatcaatggcaggcagtccagaagaagtgggaatggggagggggggcagagggtgaagcttgccacggggcatagtgttaccaggaagggggctatgaggaggcaaaaactctgcttgttttttgcaaaaaacatcggcatagtcctgataggccttggggagacctggtataggaggagacactgaggtttgactgacgggactgggagcagacgtgaggcattttttgtggcaagaagcaccccagctcttgatctccccggtggtccagtcaagggtaggagaatggcgttggagccatggcagaccgagaaggacttcagaggtgcagttgggcagaacaaaaaattctattttttcttgatgcagtccaatgctcatgagcaagggttctgtgcggaaacacacagtgcagtccaattttactccgttgaccgaggaaatgtagagcggcttgacgagtcggatcacagggatgttgaacctattaactaaagaggccaaaataaaatttcctgc is drawn from Hyla sarda isolate aHylSar1 chromosome 4, aHylSar1.hap1, whole genome shotgun sequence and contains these coding sequences:
- the LOC130267424 gene encoding shaker-related potassium channel tsha2-like isoform X1, encoding MTVVSGENVDETLVSLSALGQEGYDPERTTQDCCERVVINISGLRFETQLRTLAQFPQTLLGDPRKRMRFFDPLRNEYFFDRNRPCFDAILYYYQSGGRLRRPINVPVDIFLEEIKFYELGEEVIEIFRDDEGFIKEEERPLPDNDFQRQVWLLFEYPESSGPARGIAIVSVLIILISIVIFCLETLPEFREEVRMSGEHLLVNGTRPAKDSPFTDPFFLIETLCIIWFSFELLVRFFACPSKPAFFKNMMNVIDIVAIIPYFITLGTELAEQQGSNGQQAMSLAILRVIRLVRVFRIFKLSRHSKGLQILGKTLQASMRELGLLIFFLFIGVILFSSAVYFAETDDPESLFTSIPDAFWWAVVSMTTVGYGDMYPLTIGGKIVGSLCAIAGVLTIALPVPVIVSNFNYFYHRETDHEEQSQYTHVTCGQQPYGDLKKSESKQSFNKSDYMESEDLDDAKYTHFPTNQHYGEPKKLTEGEDVLLPKKFVPG
- the LOC130267424 gene encoding potassium voltage-gated channel subfamily A member 2-like isoform X2; the encoded protein is MTVVSGENVDETLVSLSALGQEGYDPERTTQDCCERVVINISGLRFETQLRTLAQFPQTLLGDPRKRMRFFDPLRNEYFFDRNRPCFDAILYYYQSGGRLRRPINVPVDIFLEEIKFYELGEEVIEIFRDDEGFIKEEERPLPDNDFQRQVWLLFEYPESSGPARGIAIVSVLIILISIVIFCLETLPEFREEVRMSGEHLLVNGTRPAKDSPFTDPFFLIETLCIIWFSFELLVRFFACPSKPAFFKNMMNVIDIVAIIPYFITLGTELAEQQGSNGQQAMSLAILRVIRLVRVFRIFKLSRHSKGLQILGKTLQASMRELGLLIFFLFIGVILFSSAVYFAETDDPESLFTSIPDAFWWAVVSMTTVGYGDMYPLTIGGKIVGSLCAIAGVLTIALPVPVIVSNFNYFYHRETDHEEQSQYTHVTCGQQPYGDLKKSESKQSFNKSDYMESEDLDDAKYTHFPTNQHYGEPKKLTEV